A single genomic interval of Antechinus flavipes isolate AdamAnt ecotype Samford, QLD, Australia chromosome 1, AdamAnt_v2, whole genome shotgun sequence harbors:
- the LOC127544650 gene encoding uncharacterized protein LOC127544650 isoform X2, translating into MSPCSRIKDKQQRLVQRPSHGRRCLSMSTAMYTYVRYMRACRLLLNACCIARFDVCREMQPLPVSGGNSAALCGGLGWKGVGLSAGAPGRVGGGKVRESARRHPLPAGHTGQGNVTRRDWVGRARAALGWRLWEGGGRRPRQPSSPGIRAPPWGSRPRRPKTHLEVRPLPACRARSGRQGLTRPSLPGGRAEESQARARAHKSPGRSSSHPSSGLGHPRLTRHSRDARDFPRETETSDRKRRSRCLSQAGRARAAPLGGGEDSTSQWPASAPPTVSISNVPLLNPGSFKNKELSFPVISAPPGPEARI; encoded by the coding sequence ATGTCACCGTgctcaagaataaaggacaaacaacagcgcTTGGTACAGCGTCCATCACACGGTAGGCGCTGTCTGTCTATGAGCACAGCTATGTACACCTACGTAAGATATATGCGTGCATGTAGATTGTTACTAAACGCTTGCTGTATTGCTAGGTTTGATGTTTGTAGGGAAATGCAACCCCTGCCGGTCTCAGGTGGGAATTCGGCTGCGCTGTGTGGGGGACTGGGGTGGAAGGGAGTGGGGCTGTCGGCGGGGGCTCCGGGGAGAGTCGGCGGGGGCAAGGTCCGGGAGAGCGCTCGGCGGCACCCTCTTCCAGCCGGCCACACAGGCCAAGGGAACGTCACCCGGAGGGACTGGGTAGGGCGCGCGCGCGCAGCCCTGGGTTGGCGCTTGTGGGAGGGCGGAGGGCGGAGGCCACGCCAGCCCAGCTCGCCGGGAATTAGAGCCCCTCCCTGGGGGAGCCGCCCCAGACGCCCAAAGACCCATCTCGAAGTTCGCCCCCTGCCGGCATGCCGGGCCAGGTCTGGCCGCCAGGGACTGACCCGCCCCTCTCTCCCGGGAGGCAGGGCGGAGGAATCCCaggcgcgcgcgcgcgcgcacaagTCCCCGGGGCGTTCATCCTCACACCCCTCCTCCGGCCTAGGCCACCCCCGACTCACCCGCCACTCCAGAGATGCCCGAGACTTCCCCCGCGAGACAGAAACCTCTGACCGGAAGCGAAGGTCTCGCTGCCTTAGCCAGGCCGGCAGGGCCCGCGCGGCCCCTCTAGGCGGCGGGGAGGATTCGACATCTCAGTGGCCGGCCTCTGCCCCACCTACAGTTTCAATATCCAAT
- the LOC127544649 gene encoding zinc finger protein 501-like, with protein sequence MGCNRNILFQAPMIFEDVAVYLTRGEWDCLDPAQKRLYRDVMLENYENMLSLVCGQTFSQLSNLSTHQRIHTGEKPYECTECGKAFRQHSVFIRHQRIHTGEKPYECNECGKAFTTCSSLILHYRIHTGEKPYECNDCGKAFSQSSSLILHHRIHTGEKPFKCNECGQTFSQLSTLIKHERTHNGEKPYLCNECGKSFRQDSQLLFHQRTHNGEKPFQCNVCGKDFSARASLIQHQRIHTGEKPYECSECEKAFRRRSEFIRHQRVHTGEKPYVCNQCEKSFSVHSCFIRHQRIHTGEKPYKCNECGKAFRQSSHLLTHQRIHTGEKPYECKECSKSFCHRISLIQHQRVHIGEGPHEKVVTS encoded by the exons ATGGGTTGCAACAGGAACATATTATTTCAGGCACCCATGATATTTGAGGATGTGGCTGTATACCTTACCCGAGGTGAGTGGGACTGTCTGGACCCTGCTCAGAAGAGGCTCTACAGGGATGTGATGCTGGAGAATTATGAAAACATGTTGTCTTTGG TT TGTGGGCAAACCTTTAGTCAGCTTTCTAACCTTAGCACacaccagagaattcacactggagagaaaccctatgagTGTAcagaatgtggaaaagccttccgTCAGCATTCAGTTTTTATTcggcatcagagaattcacactggtgagaaaccttatgagtgtaatgaatgtggaaaagcctttacTACCTGTTCATCTCTTATTCTGCATTatagaatccatactggagagaaaccctatgagTGTAATGactgtggaaaagccttcagtcAGAGCTCATCCCTTATTCTGCATCATaggattcatactggagagaaaccatttaaatgtaatgaatgtggacaAACTTTTAGCCAGTTGTCAACTCTTATTAAACATGAGAGGACACATAATGGAGAGAAACCCTATTTATGTAATGAGTGTGGAAAATCTTTCCGTCAGGACTCTCAACTTCTATTTCATCAGAGAACTCATAATGGTGAAAAACCCTTTCAGTGTAATGTATGTGGGAAAGACTTCAGTGCTCGTGCATCCCTTATTCaacaccagagaattcatactggagagaagccctatGAGTGTAGTGAATGTGAGAAAGCCTTCCGTAGACGCTCAGAATTTATTCGGCATCAGAGGGTACATACAGGAGAAAAACCATATGTATGTAATCAGTGTGAAAAATCCTTCAGTGTACACTCCTGCTTTATCCGACACCAGAGAATTCATACAGGtgaaaaaccttataaatgcaatgaatgtggaaaagccttccgTCAGAGCTCTCATCTTCTTACACATCAgaggattcatactggagagaaaccttatgagtgtaAAGAATGTAGCAAATCGTTTTGTCACAGAATATCCCTCATTCAACATCAGAGAGTTCACATAGGAGAAGGACCCCATGAAAAAGTTGTCACTTCATGA